Genomic DNA from Peribacillus simplex:
AAACATTTTTTGGAACGGGTTATTTGACTAAGCAACGAAAGTGAATCATGTATTAAGTATATAGGTCATCACTTTTCCAAAAACCTTTGGGAAGAGATGGCCTGTTTCTGTTGGATATACAGATTCCCGTTATATGACGTATTTCTGCTTTAGCTGAGGTGAGTGGTTAGCCGAAATAATAGGCCGAAAAAAGCGGAACCAGTTCCAAATATCTTTGTAAAAAAGGACCCCCGTTCATTCGAGTGTCCATTTTTGAATGATTTGGGATTCCATCAATTATAAAATCGAACAGTATGGAAACGTTTGATTTTCAGGATTTAATCAAACGTTTGATTAATTTCCTGGAAAAGTAAGTCTAAAGTCCCTAATATTATGTTTGAAACCATATTATTGGATGATGGTTCAGAAATATTGGGTATAAGGAACTTTTTTTACCATAAAAAAGTAAAAAGTTAAAAATTAATGTAAAAAAGGGTTTAAATATTGGGGAAAACAGGTATATAGACTTTTATAATGCCATATTTAGGATTTTTTGCATAATCATAATTTACCATTTTTCGACTTTGCGTCTATTTATATGGCAGAAAATGTATGGTTCTATTAAAATGTACTATATAAGATAAAAGGAGGATTTTTTCTATGTCACAAATTCGTGTAACACCTTCAGAACTGAAAGATGTAGCTAGACAATATGATAATGAGAGCCAACAAGTAACGGATATGATTGGTCGTTTAGATAGAATGAGAGATCATTTAACTGGTATTTGGGAAGGTTCTTCCAGTGAGGCTTTCGTAGGTCAGTACGAAGAATTAAAGCCTTCATTCATGGATATGGCTCGTTTGTTGAATGAAGTTTCTCAACAATTGAATAAATCAGCTCAAATCCTTGAAGACACAGATAATCAGATTGCTAGTCAAATTCGCGGATAATCATTAGGTCAATGAGATAAAGAATTTTCTGGGAAAAAGCGCCGCGACTCTTTATGAAGATCGTGGTGTTTTTTTGCTTTAAAAGAGGTGGTTTCCATATATATTCAACTGACGATCGATTTAAACAGGTATACAGGGGAAGTGTTTGATTTGCAAGTGTCGAATTACCGCTCCATCAAGAAGGTTGTGGAAATAATATGGCAGGTAAAGGGTATTGCCAGTGCACCTAAAGAAGGTTATTGGGTGCGGGTCCAGAATAAAGAGTTCGTATGTTCAGGTTATGAAACCCTGCTTGATAGCGGAATTACGACGGGGGACCGCCTTGAGATCCTCTAATGGATTAAGTGTGGACTCTTTATAGGAAAAAAGTCTAAAGCCCTTTAGCAGGGGTAAAGGAGTTACATAAAATGGATGAGAAAAAATCCTCATATCTGGAGAAAAAAACAGAAGCTGCAATGATGAAGGATGATAAGGGGCTTTCGTTCGTTTTCCAACGGGCCAAACTATTAATGCAAGACCCACTGGAATTACAGCTTATTCATGAAGCGGATGATGCTATCCAGAAACATATAGAAGTGACAGAGGACGAGGTGAAGATCAGAGTAAATCCACCAGCCTCTTTTTTTGTTTTTTCCAAAGCTAAAGATAAAAATCCATTGAGTAGATGGTTATCTTCTTATCAAATCTTGAAGAAAATCAAGAATCATGAATTGAGTCGCCTGCAACTAGTCGTCTGTCCAGAAAATATCGTTTTTGATTCAAGCTTGGCCCCATATTTCCTGCATTATGGCGTAAAAGACAGTTTGCCTCCTTATGAGAATGATCAAGAAGAGCTATTTAAGGAAACGAAGGCAACGATTTCGGCGCTAGTGGATGGGCAGTATACATTCGAAGAGTACCTGCTATACCATAAAACACTGAAACTATCGAATGAAACACAAAGTATATT
This window encodes:
- a CDS encoding WXG100 family type VII secretion target, with the translated sequence MSQIRVTPSELKDVARQYDNESQQVTDMIGRLDRMRDHLTGIWEGSSSEAFVGQYEELKPSFMDMARLLNEVSQQLNKSAQILEDTDNQIASQIRG
- a CDS encoding EsaB/YukD family protein, producing MYIQLTIDLNRYTGEVFDLQVSNYRSIKKVVEIIWQVKGIASAPKEGYWVRVQNKEFVCSGYETLLDSGITTGDRLEIL